Proteins co-encoded in one Dyella japonica A8 genomic window:
- the rlmKL gene encoding bifunctional 23S rRNA (guanine(2069)-N(7))-methyltransferase RlmK/23S rRNA (guanine(2445)-N(2))-methyltransferase RlmL, with protein MSAFFATCPKGLEYLLRDELVALGADDVREALAGVHFSGTLETAYRACLWSRLASRVLMPLAEFDAATDDALYGGVQSIDWSKHLGPRATLAVDANSAQSKLTHSQFIAQRVKDAVVDQFRQRDGSRPDVDTDEPDVRINLRLRRDRATLSIDLAGAPLHRRGWRELQGEAPLKENLAAAMLLRARWPDIYAEGGALLDPMCGSGTLLIEGAWMAADVAPGLHREYYGFLGWAQHDIALWRGLLDEARQRAETGLRALRACFFGSDADARMVQTAKRNAQEAGVAGFLTLDKHDVTHVSPPPGVARGLVITNPPYGERLGDRGEMPRLYRTIGETLRERFAGWRAAVLAGDAELGQAIPLRAEKKYALYNGALETVLLIFELHARSETPREVKPLSEGAQMLRNRLEKNLRHLRKRLEREGIHCWRAYDQDLPEYAAAVDVYGDEGGTSWLHIQEYRAPAEIPVETARQRLREIVRVAGEVLGVPRDRIALKTRERGKGGSKYGQFDQRGEFVEVDEGSLRFLVNLTDYLDTGLFIDHRLVRAKVRELASGQRFLNLFAYTATASVYAAAGGARDTTSVDLSATYLDWASRNLALNGFTGGKHRLMQADAMAFLRQERDRYGLIYVDPPTFSNSKRAEDFDVQRDHVPLLLACGERLNRDGVIVFSNNFRRFKLDHEALAERFRIEDWSAPSIPFDFTRRSDIHGCWLLRLHTQEATGESPWGGTVNHVRNQGRR; from the coding sequence ATGAGCGCGTTCTTCGCCACCTGCCCGAAGGGCCTGGAATACCTGCTGCGCGACGAACTGGTCGCGCTGGGTGCCGACGACGTGCGCGAGGCGCTGGCCGGCGTGCATTTCTCCGGCACGCTGGAAACCGCCTACCGCGCCTGCCTCTGGTCGCGCCTGGCCAGCCGCGTGCTGATGCCGCTGGCCGAGTTCGATGCCGCGACGGATGACGCGCTTTACGGCGGCGTGCAGTCCATCGACTGGTCGAAGCACCTGGGCCCGCGCGCCACGCTGGCGGTGGACGCCAACTCGGCCCAGAGCAAGCTCACCCACAGCCAGTTCATCGCGCAGCGCGTGAAGGACGCCGTGGTCGACCAGTTCCGCCAGCGCGACGGTTCGCGCCCGGACGTGGACACGGACGAGCCGGACGTGCGCATCAACCTGCGCCTGCGCCGCGACCGCGCCACGCTGTCCATCGACCTGGCCGGTGCGCCACTGCATCGCCGTGGCTGGCGTGAATTGCAGGGCGAGGCGCCGCTGAAGGAAAACCTTGCCGCCGCCATGCTGCTGCGCGCGCGCTGGCCGGACATCTACGCCGAGGGCGGCGCACTGCTCGATCCCATGTGTGGCTCGGGCACGCTGCTGATCGAAGGTGCGTGGATGGCGGCCGACGTCGCCCCCGGCCTGCACCGCGAGTACTACGGCTTCCTGGGCTGGGCGCAGCACGACATCGCGTTGTGGCGCGGCTTGCTGGACGAGGCGCGGCAACGCGCGGAGACGGGCCTGCGCGCGCTGCGCGCCTGCTTCTTCGGCAGCGATGCCGATGCGCGCATGGTGCAGACGGCCAAGCGCAACGCGCAGGAGGCGGGTGTCGCCGGCTTCCTCACGCTGGACAAGCACGACGTCACGCACGTGTCGCCACCGCCGGGTGTCGCCCGCGGCCTGGTCATCACCAATCCGCCCTACGGCGAGCGTCTGGGCGATCGCGGCGAGATGCCTCGGCTCTATCGCACGATCGGCGAAACCCTGCGCGAACGCTTCGCCGGCTGGCGCGCCGCCGTGCTGGCGGGTGATGCCGAACTGGGTCAAGCGATTCCGCTGCGCGCGGAGAAAAAGTACGCGCTCTACAACGGCGCGCTGGAAACCGTGCTGCTGATCTTTGAACTTCACGCACGCAGCGAAACGCCGCGCGAGGTGAAGCCGCTCTCCGAAGGCGCACAGATGTTGCGCAACCGCCTGGAGAAGAACCTGCGCCACCTGCGCAAGCGGCTGGAGCGCGAAGGCATCCACTGCTGGCGCGCCTACGACCAGGACCTGCCCGAGTACGCGGCAGCCGTCGACGTCTACGGCGATGAGGGCGGCACCTCGTGGCTGCACATCCAGGAATACCGCGCCCCGGCAGAGATCCCGGTGGAGACGGCACGCCAGCGTCTGCGCGAGATCGTGCGCGTGGCGGGCGAGGTGCTGGGCGTGCCGCGTGACCGCATCGCGCTGAAGACGCGCGAGCGCGGCAAGGGCGGTTCCAAGTACGGCCAGTTCGACCAGCGCGGCGAGTTCGTCGAGGTGGACGAAGGTAGCCTGCGTTTCCTGGTGAACCTGACCGATTACCTGGACACGGGCCTGTTCATCGACCACCGCCTGGTGCGCGCCAAGGTGCGTGAGCTGGCGTCGGGCCAGCGCTTCCTGAACCTGTTCGCCTATACCGCCACGGCTAGCGTCTACGCGGCGGCGGGCGGCGCGCGCGACACCACCAGCGTGGACCTGTCGGCCACCTATCTGGACTGGGCGTCCCGCAACCTTGCCCTCAACGGCTTCACCGGCGGCAAGCACCGCCTGATGCAGGCCGATGCCATGGCCTTCCTGCGCCAGGAGCGCGACCGGTACGGGTTGATCTACGTCGATCCGCCGACGTTCTCCAACTCCAAGCGGGCGGAGGACTTCGACGTCCAGCGCGACCATGTCCCACTGCTGTTGGCCTGCGGGGAGCGTCTCAACCGCGACGGCGTCATTGTGTTCTCGAACAATTTCCGGCGCTTCAAGCTGGACCATGAGGCACTGGCCGAACGGTTCAGGATCGAGGACTGGAGCGCGCCCAGCATCCCCTTCGACTTTACCCGCCGGTCAGACATCCACGGCTGTTGGCTGCTGCGCCTGCACACGCAGGAAGCGACCGGGGAATCGCCATGGGGCGGCACTGTGAACCACGTCAGGAATCAGGGCCGCCGTTAA
- a CDS encoding alpha/beta hydrolase, which yields MRGQIILSHGSDSGPDATKVSVLAAFAESLGWKTQRPDYRTDDLPGYAGSVDPRIQRLVAAIDTLDTPPVLVGSSMGSFVSGLASLQRPVAGLFLLATPSEIPGYRQAFDVAEGVPSLLYHGWRDDICPPEGVLAFAGRRRLPLIVVDDDHRLSDSIDRIVEQFGLFLTGLAA from the coding sequence ATGCGCGGCCAGATCATTCTTTCGCATGGCTCGGACTCCGGTCCGGACGCCACCAAGGTCAGCGTGCTGGCGGCTTTTGCCGAGTCGCTCGGCTGGAAAACCCAGCGCCCGGACTACCGCACCGACGACCTGCCGGGTTATGCCGGCTCGGTCGACCCGCGCATCCAACGGCTGGTGGCCGCTATCGATACCCTGGACACGCCCCCGGTGCTGGTCGGCTCCAGCATGGGCTCGTTCGTCTCGGGCCTGGCCTCCCTGCAGCGCCCGGTGGCCGGCCTGTTCCTGCTGGCCACGCCCAGCGAAATCCCCGGCTACCGCCAGGCCTTCGATGTGGCCGAAGGCGTCCCCTCGCTGCTCTACCACGGCTGGCGCGACGACATCTGCCCGCCGGAAGGCGTGCTGGCCTTCGCCGGCCGCCGCCGCCTGCCGCTCATCGTGGTCGATGACGACCACCGCCTGAGCGACAGCATCGACCGCATCGTCGAACAGTTCGGCCTGTTCCTGACCGGGTTGGCCGCATGA
- a CDS encoding N-acetylmuramoyl-L-alanine amidase encodes MPLTIIDQPLPYVSLLPERPAGAVDMVVIHCTELPDLATAREYGERVLYDSGAGASGHFYIDRDGSIHQYVPATRVANHVRGHNPNSIGIELVNLGRYPHWWDSRQQTMTEPYTPAQLAALRALLAELKHDYPNLRLIAGHEDLDTARLPASNDPTVEVPRKLDPGPLFPWPEVLQGSGLERVTAPGR; translated from the coding sequence ATGCCCCTGACCATCATCGACCAGCCCCTGCCCTACGTTTCCCTGCTGCCCGAACGGCCTGCCGGCGCGGTGGACATGGTGGTGATCCACTGTACCGAGCTGCCCGACCTGGCGACCGCCCGGGAGTACGGCGAGCGGGTGCTTTATGACAGCGGCGCGGGAGCCAGCGGCCACTTCTATATCGACCGGGACGGCAGCATTCACCAGTACGTGCCGGCCACGCGGGTGGCCAACCACGTGCGCGGGCACAACCCCAACTCCATCGGCATCGAGCTGGTGAACCTGGGGCGTTACCCGCACTGGTGGGATTCCCGCCAGCAGACCATGACCGAGCCCTATACCCCGGCCCAGCTGGCCGCCCTGCGCGCCCTGCTGGCCGAACTGAAGCACGATTACCCCAACCTCCGCCTGATCGCCGGCCACGAGGACCTGGACACGGCCCGCCTGCCGGCCAGCAACGATCCGACCGTGGAAGTGCCCCGCAAGCTCGACCCCGGCCCACTGTTCCCATGGCCCGAGGTGCTGCAAGGCAGCGGGCTGGAGCGGGTTACCGCCCCCGGCCGCTGA
- the tesB gene encoding acyl-CoA thioesterase II, which yields MTETNVRELVDLLELERLEDNLFRGQSRDIGTHFVFGGQVLGQALSAAQRTVDAERAAHSLHAYFLRAGDINAPIVYSVERTRDGGTFSSRRVVAIQHGQPILNGSISFQVPETGFEHQSSMPEVPMPEDIEPMRPLPPEQLAKLPEKLQRWLGVDAPFEFRHVWPQDKLHPVKRPPIQHIWFRLTAPVGDSPELHRSLLAYASDFNLIGTATLPHGISYYTHNVQMASLDHALWFHRPFRTDEWLLYSFDSPTAQGARGLARGQIFTRDGQLVASTAQEGLIRLRG from the coding sequence ATGACGGAAACCAACGTCCGCGAACTCGTCGACCTGCTCGAACTCGAGCGCCTCGAGGACAATCTCTTCCGCGGCCAGAGCCGGGATATCGGCACGCATTTCGTGTTCGGCGGGCAAGTGCTGGGCCAGGCGCTGTCCGCCGCCCAGCGCACGGTGGACGCCGAGCGCGCGGCCCATTCGCTGCACGCCTATTTCCTGCGCGCCGGCGATATCAACGCACCCATCGTCTACAGCGTGGAGCGCACGCGCGACGGCGGCACGTTCTCCTCCCGCCGCGTGGTGGCCATCCAGCACGGCCAGCCGATCCTCAACGGCTCGATCTCGTTCCAGGTGCCGGAGACCGGCTTCGAGCACCAATCGTCGATGCCTGAAGTGCCCATGCCCGAGGACATCGAACCGATGCGTCCGCTGCCGCCCGAGCAATTGGCCAAGCTGCCGGAGAAACTGCAGCGCTGGCTGGGCGTGGATGCGCCGTTCGAGTTCCGCCACGTGTGGCCGCAGGACAAGCTGCACCCGGTGAAGCGCCCGCCGATCCAGCACATCTGGTTCCGCCTGACCGCACCGGTGGGCGACTCGCCGGAGCTGCATCGCTCGCTGCTGGCCTACGCCTCCGATTTCAACCTGATCGGCACGGCCACCCTGCCCCACGGCATTTCGTACTACACGCACAACGTGCAGATGGCGAGCCTGGACCACGCCTTGTGGTTCCATCGCCCGTTCCGCACCGACGAGTGGCTGCTGTACTCCTTCGACAGCCCGACGGCGCAGGGGGCCCGTGGCCTTGCCCGCGGCCAGATCTTCACCCGTGATGGCCAGCTGGTCGCCTCGACCGCCCAGGAAGGCCTGATCCGCCTGCGCGGCTGA
- a CDS encoding putative signal transducing protein, with translation MRQLYTSPRQENIDRVAAMLAEQGIECTIENRSNYRRPSYQRFSYSQRNEDRDNWAQVWVTKADDYTRARTLLKELGIEPVVRHGEELAAARNPTPDMRRQSVATRSRRIVLLAVAGAFVVLMLRYMGVI, from the coding sequence ATGCGTCAGCTCTATACCTCACCCCGCCAGGAAAACATCGACCGCGTCGCGGCCATGCTCGCCGAGCAGGGGATCGAGTGCACCATCGAGAACCGCTCCAACTACCGCCGGCCCAGCTACCAGCGCTTCAGCTACTCGCAGCGCAACGAAGACCGGGACAACTGGGCCCAGGTCTGGGTGACCAAGGCCGACGACTACACCCGCGCCCGCACCCTGCTCAAGGAGCTGGGCATCGAGCCCGTCGTGCGCCATGGCGAGGAGCTGGCAGCCGCCCGCAACCCCACCCCGGACATGCGGCGCCAGAGCGTGGCCACCCGGTCCCGCCGGATCGTCTTGCTGGCCGTGGCCGGCGCCTTCGTGGTCCTGATGTTGCGGTACATGGGCGTCATCTGA
- a CDS encoding arginyltransferase, with the protein MRSDRVRLFQTLPHACGYFAERTAQNLVIDPAAPQLDQLYGPALERGFRRAGGHLYYPYCTNCRACTPCRIDVQRFTPDRSQRRCLKRNEDVQVIESMAGYNAERHALYERYLRQRHPGGGMDEADASDFRRFLTAPWSPTMFLEFRQGSRLLGVAVTDVCLQGLSAVYTFYDPDETARGLGTFAILQQVALAKRRGLPWIYLGFWIAGHPKMDYKRKFRPLQIRTSEGWVEMTEP; encoded by the coding sequence ATGCGCTCTGATCGTGTCCGACTGTTCCAAACCTTGCCGCACGCTTGCGGCTACTTTGCCGAGCGCACGGCACAGAACCTTGTGATCGATCCCGCCGCGCCGCAGCTGGACCAGTTGTATGGTCCGGCGCTGGAGCGCGGCTTCCGACGCGCGGGCGGGCATCTGTATTACCCCTATTGCACGAACTGCCGTGCGTGCACGCCCTGCCGCATCGACGTGCAACGCTTCACGCCCGACCGTAGCCAGCGCCGCTGCCTGAAACGCAACGAGGATGTGCAGGTCATCGAATCCATGGCCGGCTACAACGCCGAACGCCATGCGCTGTACGAACGCTACCTGCGCCAGCGCCATCCCGGCGGCGGCATGGACGAAGCCGATGCCAGCGACTTCCGTCGCTTCCTCACCGCGCCCTGGAGCCCCACGATGTTCCTGGAGTTCCGCCAGGGCTCACGCCTGCTCGGCGTGGCGGTGACCGACGTCTGCCTGCAGGGGCTTTCGGCCGTCTATACGTTCTACGACCCCGACGAAACCGCACGCGGCCTCGGCACGTTCGCCATCCTGCAGCAAGTCGCGCTGGCCAAGCGCCGGGGCCTGCCGTGGATCTACCTTGGCTTCTGGATCGCCGGCCATCCGAAGATGGATTACAAGCGCAAGTTCCGGCCGCTGCAGATCCGCACCAGCGAAGGCTGGGTGGAGATGACCGAGCCCTGA
- the adhP gene encoding alcohol dehydrogenase AdhP, with the protein MPPRMMKAAVAHRFGEPLRIEEVPVPVPARGEVLVKIVCTGVCHTDVHAVDGDWPVKPQPPFIPGHEGVGVVAALGEGVENLKVGDPVGIAWLHDACGHCEYCITGWETLCETQHDSGYSVNGSFAEYAIGNAAYVARLPDDVDFAAMAPVLCAGVTTYKGIRETEARPGEWLAVSGIGGLGHLAIQYATAMGLQVVAVDVADDKLALARRLGASATVDARQPGAVEEVLDVTGGGAHGVLVTAVSPPAFSQALGFTRRRGTMSLVGLPPGDFATPIFDVVLKRLTIRGSIVGTRKDLAEAVAFAAAGKVVPTIERRKLEDVNDVLQGLREGHIQGRVVLDIASA; encoded by the coding sequence ATGCCCCCCAGGATGATGAAAGCCGCCGTTGCGCACCGTTTCGGTGAGCCGTTGCGCATCGAGGAAGTGCCCGTGCCAGTGCCTGCACGCGGCGAAGTGCTGGTGAAGATCGTATGCACCGGTGTCTGCCATACGGATGTGCACGCCGTGGATGGCGATTGGCCGGTGAAGCCCCAGCCCCCTTTCATTCCCGGCCACGAGGGCGTGGGTGTGGTCGCGGCGCTGGGCGAGGGCGTGGAGAACCTCAAGGTGGGCGATCCCGTGGGCATCGCCTGGTTGCATGACGCCTGCGGTCATTGCGAGTACTGCATCACCGGTTGGGAAACCCTTTGCGAGACGCAGCACGACAGCGGCTACAGCGTGAACGGCAGCTTCGCCGAGTATGCAATAGGCAACGCGGCGTACGTGGCGCGTCTGCCGGACGATGTGGATTTCGCGGCGATGGCGCCCGTCCTTTGCGCCGGCGTGACGACCTACAAGGGCATCCGCGAAACCGAGGCGAGGCCCGGCGAATGGCTTGCCGTTTCAGGCATCGGCGGCCTTGGGCATCTGGCGATCCAGTACGCCACGGCGATGGGGCTGCAGGTGGTCGCCGTGGACGTGGCAGACGACAAGCTGGCGCTTGCCCGCAGGCTCGGTGCCTCCGCCACGGTGGATGCGCGACAACCCGGGGCGGTGGAGGAAGTGCTCGATGTGACCGGCGGCGGCGCGCATGGCGTGCTGGTGACGGCGGTCTCGCCACCCGCCTTTTCGCAGGCGCTGGGCTTTACGCGCCGTCGCGGCACCATGAGCCTGGTCGGCCTGCCGCCCGGTGATTTCGCCACGCCGATCTTCGATGTGGTGCTCAAGCGCCTGACTATTCGCGGTTCCATCGTGGGTACGCGCAAGGATCTTGCCGAAGCGGTGGCCTTTGCTGCGGCCGGCAAGGTCGTGCCCACCATCGAGCGGCGCAAGCTGGAAGACGTGAACGATGTGCTGCAGGGCTTGCGCGAGGGACATATCCAGGGGCGCGTGGTGCTGGATATCGCCAGCGCCTGA
- a CDS encoding FMN-binding glutamate synthase family protein yields the protein MEPSGFAHWLVVVVETFAALFLLLLALLVVVIGVVWLVDRNQTSNSVLRNFPVIGHFRYWFLHLGEFFRQYLYSSDREELPFNRAQRMWVYRAAKNVDNTNAFGSTRDLRGEGVPFFVNAPFPALGEKHVKPRPVTLGPYSRQPYQHAAFFNISAMSFGALSAPAVRALSHGAKKAGIWMDTGEGGLAPYHLEGGCDIIFEIGTAKYGVRTPDGKLDDDKLLAICAHEQVKMVSIKLGQGAKPGMGGLLPAAKVTPEIAAIRGIPVGEDSQSPNRHLDIGNVQELMDAIHHIRELTGKPVGFKAVFGGVDWIADLCDEVKKRGIESAPDFIIVDGSEGGTGAAPQTLMEGVGLPLHEALPALVDLLVVKGLRDRIKVICSGKCITAYDVAWALSMGADFVNSARGFMLALGCIQSLQCNRNTCPTGITTQNPKLQRGLVVADKSERVAHYATNVMQEVGIIAHSCGVEEPRQLNRTHCRVVGDDGLSVPLVKLYPYPVVPQAPLPHG from the coding sequence ATGGAACCGTCGGGATTCGCGCATTGGCTGGTCGTTGTCGTCGAGACATTCGCCGCCCTGTTCCTCTTGCTGCTGGCGTTGCTGGTGGTGGTGATCGGCGTGGTCTGGCTGGTCGATCGCAACCAGACCAGCAACTCGGTGCTACGCAACTTCCCGGTCATCGGCCACTTCCGTTACTGGTTCCTGCACCTGGGTGAGTTCTTCCGCCAGTACCTGTATTCCAGCGACCGCGAGGAGTTGCCGTTCAACCGCGCACAGCGCATGTGGGTTTATCGCGCGGCCAAGAACGTGGACAACACCAATGCGTTCGGGTCCACCCGTGACCTGCGTGGTGAGGGCGTGCCGTTCTTTGTCAACGCGCCGTTTCCCGCGCTGGGCGAGAAGCACGTCAAGCCGCGCCCGGTGACGCTGGGGCCGTACTCACGCCAGCCGTACCAGCACGCGGCCTTCTTCAATATCTCGGCGATGAGCTTCGGTGCGCTGTCGGCGCCGGCCGTGCGCGCACTCTCCCACGGCGCCAAGAAGGCCGGCATCTGGATGGACACGGGCGAGGGTGGCCTGGCGCCGTATCACCTCGAGGGCGGCTGCGACATCATCTTCGAGATCGGCACCGCCAAGTACGGTGTGCGCACGCCGGACGGCAAGCTGGACGATGACAAGCTGCTGGCCATCTGCGCGCATGAGCAGGTGAAGATGGTGAGCATCAAACTCGGCCAGGGCGCCAAGCCGGGCATGGGCGGCCTGCTGCCGGCGGCGAAGGTGACGCCGGAAATCGCTGCCATCCGAGGCATTCCCGTGGGCGAGGATTCGCAAAGCCCCAACCGACACCTGGACATTGGCAATGTGCAGGAGCTGATGGATGCGATCCACCATATTCGTGAACTCACCGGCAAGCCGGTGGGCTTCAAGGCGGTGTTCGGCGGCGTCGACTGGATCGCCGACCTGTGCGACGAGGTGAAGAAGCGCGGCATCGAAAGCGCGCCGGATTTCATCATCGTCGATGGCTCGGAAGGCGGCACGGGCGCGGCACCGCAAACCCTGATGGAAGGCGTGGGGCTGCCCTTGCACGAGGCCTTGCCGGCGCTGGTGGACCTGTTGGTGGTGAAGGGGCTGCGCGATCGCATCAAGGTGATCTGCTCGGGCAAGTGCATCACCGCCTATGACGTGGCGTGGGCGCTGTCGATGGGCGCGGATTTCGTCAACTCGGCGCGTGGCTTCATGCTGGCGCTGGGCTGCATCCAGTCGCTGCAGTGCAACCGCAATACCTGCCCTACGGGCATCACCACGCAGAACCCCAAGCTGCAGCGCGGTCTGGTGGTGGCTGACAAGAGCGAGCGCGTGGCCCACTACGCCACCAACGTGATGCAGGAAGTCGGCATCATCGCGCACAGCTGCGGCGTCGAAGAGCCGCGCCAGCTCAATCGTACGCATTGCCGCGTGGTGGGCGACGATGGTTTGTCGGTGCCGCTGGTGAAACTGTATCCCTATCCGGTGGTGCCGCAGGCACCGCTACCGCACGGTTGA
- the purT gene encoding formate-dependent phosphoribosylglycinamide formyltransferase has protein sequence MKPFGTPYSDHALRVLLLGSGELGKEVAIELQRYAVEVIAVDRYADAPAMQVAHRSHVIDMLDGAALRAVIEQEQPDLVVPEIEAIHTPTLVELEKGGLRVIPTARAAWLTMDREGIRRLAAEELKLPTSRYRFCDTEAEYRDAVAAIGLPFVIKPVMSSSGKGQSLVREEGELQHAWEYAQSGGRAGKGRVIVEGFVDFDYEITLLTVRHKDGVSFCAPIGHRQEDGDYRESWQPQPMSPAALAEAQRQAEAITGALGGWGVFGVEFFVKGDSVIFSEVSPRPHDTGLVTLVSQDLSEFALHARAILGLPIPVIRQLGPSASCAVLVEGEGAAPRYHGVADALKEADTQLRIFGKPTVKGRRRMAVTLARDESVEAAKAKAIRAAKALRIEL, from the coding sequence ATGAAGCCGTTTGGCACGCCTTATTCCGATCATGCGTTGCGCGTGCTGCTGCTGGGGTCGGGCGAACTGGGCAAGGAAGTGGCGATCGAGCTGCAGCGCTATGCGGTCGAAGTCATCGCGGTAGACCGCTACGCCGACGCGCCGGCCATGCAGGTGGCGCATCGCAGCCATGTCATCGACATGCTGGATGGCGCGGCCTTGCGTGCCGTCATCGAACAAGAGCAGCCGGACCTGGTGGTGCCGGAGATCGAGGCCATCCATACCCCCACACTGGTGGAGCTGGAGAAGGGTGGCCTGCGGGTGATCCCCACGGCGCGCGCGGCCTGGCTGACGATGGACCGCGAAGGCATCCGCCGCCTCGCCGCCGAGGAGCTGAAGCTGCCCACCTCGCGCTACCGCTTTTGTGACACCGAGGCCGAATACCGCGATGCGGTAGCCGCCATCGGCCTGCCGTTCGTGATCAAGCCGGTGATGAGCTCTTCAGGCAAGGGCCAGAGCCTGGTGCGCGAGGAAGGCGAGCTGCAGCACGCCTGGGAGTATGCACAGTCCGGCGGGCGTGCCGGCAAGGGCCGCGTGATCGTCGAGGGCTTCGTCGACTTCGATTACGAAATCACCCTGCTGACCGTACGCCACAAGGATGGCGTCAGCTTCTGCGCGCCGATCGGCCACCGCCAGGAGGACGGCGACTATCGCGAGTCGTGGCAGCCGCAGCCGATGAGCCCGGCGGCGCTGGCGGAGGCGCAGCGGCAGGCGGAGGCCATCACCGGTGCGCTGGGCGGCTGGGGCGTGTTCGGCGTGGAGTTCTTCGTGAAGGGTGACAGCGTCATCTTCTCGGAAGTGAGCCCGCGCCCGCACGACACCGGACTGGTCACGCTGGTGTCGCAGGACCTCTCGGAGTTCGCGCTGCATGCGCGCGCCATCCTCGGCTTGCCCATTCCGGTCATTCGCCAGTTGGGGCCGTCGGCGTCGTGCGCGGTGCTGGTGGAAGGCGAGGGCGCGGCGCCGCGCTACCACGGCGTCGCCGATGCGCTGAAAGAGGCGGACACGCAGCTGCGCATCTTCGGCAAGCCGACCGTGAAGGGCCGTCGCCGCATGGCGGTAACGCTTGCGCGCGACGAGAGTGTGGAGGCGGCCAAGGCCAAGGCCATTCGCGCGGCGAAAGCGTTGCGCATCGAGCTCTAG
- a CDS encoding transglutaminase domain-containing protein, protein MRKWLAALSMAFALSPSPALVARAVDAAPATDTTWMTVLLAGRKIGHLRIDRSRDDHAVTTTQDLQIELDRGSGITPMGVLTRSTETLDGQPLGFYARSSLSSSDSIVDGERQADGSYAVTSTVGGLPTRSTLSWPAGALLSDGQRRAMAVATRQTGHYTLDLFDPVTREVASVDLEVLGDESVQLPDGPEWLSHQREVVQTPRGVQRMELWINARGETRKGSLDMLGHELVMLACSQACALAPVQDIDLLRAAMVDSPQPLSAAMRQGFLRYLIHTGDDDTRPVIATDEQRVTPLGHGDWVVEIGDAAAGGQATPTLEDTQANAWLQADAPEVRALAAKAAGGATTAQATMPRLRDFVSRYIDRHDKDGGYASAVEITRTHEGDCKAYAVLLAALARAEGIPARVVTGMVYVDHYAGNARVFVPHAWVQAWVDGRWQSFDAALGRFDSAHIALDSGDGDPWHFANLSNLLGQLRIAEVAPAPGISPAMLRGAAVATRDW, encoded by the coding sequence ATGCGCAAGTGGCTTGCCGCGCTGTCGATGGCGTTCGCGCTGAGCCCTTCTCCCGCCCTCGTCGCGCGGGCCGTGGATGCTGCGCCCGCCACGGACACGACCTGGATGACGGTACTGCTGGCCGGCCGCAAGATCGGCCACCTGCGCATCGACCGCAGTCGCGACGACCACGCGGTAACCACCACGCAGGACCTTCAGATCGAGCTGGATCGCGGCAGCGGCATCACACCCATGGGTGTGTTGACGCGCAGCACGGAAACCCTCGACGGACAGCCGCTCGGCTTCTACGCCAGAAGCAGCTTGTCGAGCAGCGACAGCATCGTCGACGGCGAACGCCAGGCTGATGGCAGCTACGCGGTCACGTCCACCGTCGGCGGCCTGCCCACCCGCTCCACCTTGTCCTGGCCTGCGGGCGCGCTGCTCAGCGATGGCCAGCGGCGAGCCATGGCCGTTGCAACTCGCCAGACGGGCCATTACACGCTGGACCTGTTCGACCCCGTGACCCGGGAGGTGGCCTCCGTGGACCTGGAGGTACTGGGCGACGAAAGCGTGCAGCTGCCGGACGGCCCGGAATGGCTCAGCCATCAGCGGGAAGTGGTGCAGACGCCGCGCGGCGTGCAGCGCATGGAGTTGTGGATCAACGCGCGGGGTGAAACGCGCAAGGGCTCGCTGGACATGCTTGGCCACGAACTGGTGATGCTGGCGTGCAGCCAGGCCTGCGCGCTTGCCCCCGTGCAGGACATCGACCTGCTCCGCGCCGCCATGGTGGACTCGCCCCAGCCCCTGTCGGCAGCGATGCGCCAGGGATTCCTGCGCTACCTCATCCACACCGGCGACGACGACACCCGGCCGGTGATCGCCACCGACGAGCAGCGCGTGACCCCGTTGGGGCATGGCGACTGGGTGGTGGAGATCGGCGACGCCGCCGCAGGCGGACAGGCAACGCCGACCCTGGAGGACACGCAGGCGAACGCCTGGCTGCAGGCCGATGCACCGGAAGTCCGCGCGCTGGCCGCCAAGGCGGCCGGGGGCGCCACCACCGCCCAGGCGACGATGCCCCGCCTGCGCGATTTCGTCAGCCGCTACATCGACAGGCATGACAAGGACGGCGGCTACGCATCCGCCGTCGAGATCACCCGCACCCATGAAGGCGACTGCAAGGCATACGCCGTGCTGCTCGCCGCGCTGGCCCGGGCCGAAGGCATCCCCGCGCGCGTGGTCACCGGCATGGTCTATGTGGACCACTACGCCGGCAACGCACGCGTGTTCGTGCCGCACGCCTGGGTGCAGGCGTGGGTGGACGGCCGCTGGCAAAGCTTCGACGCCGCGCTCGGCCGCTTCGACAGCGCCCATATCGCCCTGGACAGCGGCGACGGCGACCCCTGGCACTTCGCCAACCTGTCCAACCTGCTCGGCCAGCTGCGCATCGCCGAGGTCGCCCCGGCGCCGGGCATCTCCCCCGCCATGTTGCGGGGCGCTGCCGTGGCCACCCGTGACTGGTGA